The Chitinophagales bacterium genome window below encodes:
- the nosD gene encoding nitrous oxide reductase family maturation protein NosD, translated as MKKTAFLILSLLFTSFVFAKTIKTCATCEVKTLGDAIALAESGDSIFMQKGTYYESDLLIDKSVKISGEKGTIIDGKNMSGVIIVNTQNFSLKNIEIQNVAVSYIKDNAAIKINNSENFIVENVTIQNVFFGIMIEKSKKGIIRNNNVSSNIKDEASSGNGIHAWHCSELEIYNNEVFNMRDGIYFEFVENSKIYNNNSHNNIRYGLHFMFSNHDEYHHNTFKNNGAGVAVMFSKFINMYRNKFIYNWGTASYGLLLKEIYDAEIYENTFEENTIGINIEGSTRINYNNNIFRSNGWAIKVRGACYLNIFKNNDFLHNALDVSYNSKLNDNLFENNYWSEYSGYDLDKNGMGDVPYRPVKLFSYVVNESPEALVLLRSLFIDIINFSEKVSPIFTPDNLIDEKPRLKPINDFN; from the coding sequence ATGAAAAAAACAGCTTTTTTAATACTGTCTTTACTTTTTACCTCATTCGTTTTTGCTAAAACCATAAAAACGTGTGCTACTTGTGAAGTAAAAACATTAGGAGATGCCATAGCACTTGCAGAAAGTGGCGACTCTATTTTTATGCAAAAAGGCACTTATTATGAAAGTGATTTGCTAATAGATAAATCGGTAAAAATTTCTGGCGAAAAAGGCACTATTATAGACGGCAAAAACATGTCGGGCGTTATAATAGTAAACACACAAAATTTCTCTTTAAAAAATATAGAAATTCAAAATGTAGCGGTAAGCTATATAAAAGATAATGCCGCTATTAAAATAAATAACAGCGAAAATTTTATAGTAGAAAATGTTACCATTCAAAATGTTTTTTTTGGAATAATGATAGAAAAATCTAAAAAAGGCATAATAAGAAACAATAATGTTTCCAGCAATATAAAAGACGAAGCAAGCTCTGGAAACGGCATTCATGCATGGCACTGCTCAGAACTTGAAATATACAATAATGAAGTGTTTAATATGCGTGATGGTATTTATTTTGAGTTTGTAGAAAACAGCAAAATATACAACAATAACAGCCATAATAACATAAGATACGGCTTGCATTTTATGTTTTCAAACCATGATGAATACCACCACAATACATTTAAAAATAACGGTGCAGGTGTGGCGGTTATGTTTTCAAAGTTTATAAATATGTACCGCAATAAATTTATTTATAACTGGGGTACAGCCTCTTATGGGCTTTTGCTAAAAGAAATTTACGATGCCGAAATATATGAAAACACTTTTGAAGAAAACACCATAGGTATTAATATAGAGGGTTCAACCAGAATAAACTACAATAACAATATTTTTAGAAGTAATGGCTGGGCTATAAAAGTAAGAGGAGCTTGCTACCTAAATATTTTTAAGAATAATGATTTCTTACACAATGCTTTAGATGTTTCTTATAATTCTAAACTAAATGATAATTTGTTTGAAAATAACTATTGGAGTGAGTATTCAGGCTATGATTTAGATAAAAACGGCATGGGCGATGTTCCTTACCGACCCGTTAAATTATTTTCTTACGTTGTTAATGAATCTCCGGAAGCATTAGTGTTGCTTAGAAGTTTATTTATTGATATTATCAATTTTTCAGAGAAAGTTTCGCCTATATTTACCCCGGATAATTTAATTGACGAAAAACCAAGATTAAAACCTATTAATGATTTCAATTAA
- a CDS encoding NfeD family protein, with protein sequence MLSFFENMDTLLQGFWVVSIGVTAIFLIQTLLTILGGDLHHDVDFDIDADADGADAPFSLFSVRNMINFLLGFGWTGVAFYNQIQNKTLLIVLAFFVGVIFLLAFFFLIKQILKLSEDNTFKVNELIGKTGEVYLNIPENNNGKGKVLISIKGTTRELPATTKGEAIASSSIVKVVAVDNNILEVEKI encoded by the coding sequence ATGCTGTCATTTTTTGAAAATATGGATACCTTATTACAAGGCTTTTGGGTTGTATCCATAGGCGTTACTGCCATTTTTTTAATTCAAACATTACTAACCATTTTAGGGGGTGATTTGCACCACGATGTTGATTTTGACATAGATGCAGATGCTGACGGTGCCGATGCTCCGTTTTCTTTATTTTCTGTAAGAAATATGATTAATTTTCTGCTTGGTTTTGGGTGGACCGGAGTAGCTTTTTATAATCAAATACAAAACAAGACTTTATTAATTGTTTTAGCTTTTTTTGTTGGTGTTATTTTTCTGTTAGCTTTCTTTTTTCTTATAAAACAAATACTAAAACTCTCTGAAGACAACACGTTTAAAGTAAATGAACTGATAGGAAAAACAGGAGAGGTTTATTTGAATATCCCTGAAAATAACAATGGGAAAGGGAAAGTTTTAATATCCATTAAAGGAACAACAAGAGAACTGCCTGCCACAACTAAGGGAGAAGCCATAGCTTCTTCTTCTATTGTTAAAGTAGTAGCCGTTGACAACAATATTTTAGAAGTAGAAAAAATTTAA
- a CDS encoding ABC transporter permease — translation MLKILRYSLNDLLRSRWSYVYFFFYFVLGFVLLFLNNDVSKAVITLMNIIIILTPLIATIFGVMYYYNSKEFTELLLAQPINRNKIIIGQYLGVAISLSLSLVIGLGVPFLFYGLFNNAEATGNFALLLTTGTFLNFIFVSLAYNIAISNDNKIMGFSFSILMWLIFAVVYDGLFLVLLFYFSDYPLEKFSLIGMMLNPIDLSRILILLKLDISALLGFTGAVFKDFFGTNLGLFISLGVLSLWVILPVLRLHFKLKKKDF, via the coding sequence ATGCTTAAAATATTAAGATACAGCTTAAATGATTTATTAAGAAGCCGATGGAGCTATGTGTACTTTTTCTTTTACTTTGTCTTGGGATTTGTACTGCTTTTTTTAAACAATGATGTTTCAAAAGCGGTTATTACCTTAATGAATATCATTATAATTTTAACGCCATTAATAGCCACTATTTTTGGTGTAATGTATTATTACAATTCTAAAGAGTTTACAGAGTTACTTTTAGCACAACCCATAAACCGAAACAAAATAATAATAGGTCAGTATTTAGGCGTTGCCATTTCTTTAAGTTTGAGCTTAGTAATAGGTTTAGGCGTGCCTTTTTTATTTTATGGCTTGTTTAACAATGCCGAAGCTACAGGAAATTTTGCTTTATTGCTTACTACGGGTACTTTCTTGAATTTTATTTTTGTTTCCTTGGCGTATAATATTGCCATATCTAACGATAATAAAATAATGGGTTTTAGTTTTTCCATTTTAATGTGGCTCATTTTTGCGGTAGTATATGACGGCTTATTTTTAGTGCTCCTTTTCTATTTCAGCGATTATCCTTTAGAGAAATTTTCGCTAATAGGCATGATGCTTAACCCCATAGATTTATCGCGGATATTAATCTTATTAAAATTAGATATTTCTGCTCTTTTAGGATTTACCGGAGCTGTTTTTAAAGACTTTTTTGGTACAAACTTAGGCTTATTTATCTCCTTAGGAGTGCTATCGCTTTGGGTTATATTGCCCGTATTGCGTTTACATTTCAAGTTAAAGAAAAAGGATTTTTAA
- a CDS encoding ABC transporter ATP-binding protein has protein sequence MISIKKLNKKFDKLEVLKNLDLEISRGGIHAILGPNGSGKTTLIKCILGMVIPNSGTIEYKGKSIINKWDYRKDILYLPQIANFPPNLTVKEIIDIVKNVRGTQAEEQELIETLGLQSFMKKKLSHLSGGTKQKVNIVLTFMFDGDLIILDEPTSGLDPVSLIKLKQIIQQQKDKGKTIFVTSHIMSFVEEIADNVVFLLDGNIHFKGTISQLKDTTGTDSLEHSIAQLLIQENA, from the coding sequence ATGATTTCAATTAAAAAGTTAAATAAAAAATTTGACAAGCTTGAAGTGCTTAAAAATCTTGATTTAGAGATAAGTCGGGGTGGAATACATGCTATTTTAGGACCCAATGGTTCCGGCAAAACCACACTAATTAAGTGTATTTTAGGCATGGTAATTCCCAACAGTGGCACTATAGAATATAAAGGAAAAAGCATAATAAATAAGTGGGATTACCGGAAAGATATTTTATACTTGCCTCAAATAGCCAATTTTCCGCCCAACCTTACGGTTAAGGAAATTATAGACATAGTAAAAAATGTAAGAGGAACACAAGCAGAAGAGCAAGAACTAATAGAAACACTTGGTTTGCAGAGCTTTATGAAAAAGAAACTCAGCCATCTTTCCGGAGGAACTAAGCAAAAAGTGAACATAGTACTTACTTTTATGTTTGATGGCGATTTAATTATTTTAGATGAGCCTACAAGCGGTTTAGACCCTGTTTCATTAATAAAACTTAAACAGATAATTCAACAACAAAAAGATAAAGGCAAAACAATATTTGTAACATCGCATATTATGAGTTTTGTAGAAGAAATAGCCGATAATGTAGTGTTTTTATTAGATGGAAATATCCATTTTAAAGGAACAATAAGCCAGCTAAAAGACACAACAGGTACAGACAGTTTAGAACATTCCATTGCTCAACTTTTAATACAAGAAAATGCTTAA